The Miscanthus floridulus cultivar M001 chromosome 17, ASM1932011v1, whole genome shotgun sequence genome has a window encoding:
- the LOC136515227 gene encoding vegetative cell wall protein gp1-like codes for MGPNPFSLPLPLSRAPPSPRPTSAPPPPPAPSPSPGRPRPRRHRALSLPQPPPPVPSPSPGHPRRHRALSLPRPPPPTPTPSPSLPRLAAPRRARRRSPRLHRALTSPDVPPAPAAVPRHVGAVAASPSSVAPPPSSAVPSCRGRTTVLDRAPAGPSTCSAQPCHRRPGSSA; via the coding sequence ATGGGCCccaatcctttctctcttcctctccctctctctcgcgcacctccctcgcctcgcccgaccagcgcaccgccgccgccgcccgcgccctctccctcccccggtcgcccgcgcccgcgccggcaccgggccctctccctcccccagcCGCCGCCACCcgtgccctctccctcccccggcCACCCGCGCCGGCACCGCGCCCTCTCTCTCCCCCGGCCGCCACCGCCCACGCCCACTCCCTCCCCTAGCCTCCCGCGCCTCGCCGCGCCCCGCCGCGCCCGACGCCGTTCCCCGCGCCTGCACCGCGCCCTCACCTCGCCCGATGTGCCGCCCGCGCCTGCGGCCGTGCCCCGCCACGTCGGCGCCGTGGCCGCATCGCCGTCCTCGGTCGCGCCACCGCCGTCCTCGGCCGTGCCCTCATGCCGTGGCCGCACCACTGTCCTCGACCGCGCCCCCGCCGGCCCCAGCACCTGCAGCGCCcagccgtgccaccgccggcctggctcgtcggcctga
- the LOC136514755 gene encoding protein ALP1-like — protein MGSWEEDVRQFMLDEEELDDELFFVIVPAVMSCLYDEKMPEHTSSLPGATKVKEILEGHENWCKSEFRMEVEIFRAIANLLRAENLLRDTRGVKIEEQLGMFLFMLSHNASIETLKKAFQHSGETIHRKVNEVFDIIPTLTHRFIKLPNPNQTHAKILSNPRFMPFFQNCIGAIDGTHIPITINEDKAPPFRNRKGTLSQNVMFACDFDLKFTFISCGWEGSASDAGVLRSALTKGFHVPPGKFYLVDGGYANTPSFIAPYRGVRYHLGEFRRRGSSQRNEYANYKELFNHRHAQLRNHIERAFGVLKKRFPILKVGTHYPIETQIKIPAAAAVFHNIIRAHSGQDNWLDHQPQYINPTTFVDMPEGDNSYPSEIESSDGNTLRDQIAQAMWAAYNN, from the exons ATGGGTTCTTGGGAGGAGGATGTTAGGCAGTTCATGTTAGATGAGGAAGAATTGGACGATGAACTTTTCTTTGTTATTGTCCCTGCTGTCATGTCATGTCTCTATGATGAAAAGATGCCAGAACACACGTCATCTCTTCCTGGTGCCACAAAGGTCAAAGAAATCCTAGAAGGCCACGAAAATTGGTGCAAGTCAGAGTTTAGAATGGAGGTTGAGATCTTTAGAGCTATAGCAAATCTTCTCAGAGCAGAAAACTTATTACGCGACACACGCGGTGTTAAGATTGAGGAGCaattaggaatgtttttgttCATGCTCTCCCATAATGCTAGCATTGAAACGCTGAAGAAAGCATTCCAACACAGCGGTGAGACAATTCATAGGAAAGTCAATGAGGTCTTCGATATAATTCCAACATTGACTCATAGATTCATCAAGcttccaaatccaaaccaaacaCATGCCAAGATTTTATCAAACCCTCGGTTCATGCCGTTCTTCCAG AACTGCATTGGCGCCATTGATGGGACACATATCCCTATTACTATCAATGAAGATAAGGCCCCTCCTTTTAGAAACAGAAAAGGGACATTGTCCCAGAATGTTATGTTCGCTTGTGACTTTGATCTCAAATTCACTTTCATCTCTTGTGGGTGGGAAGGATCTGCGTCTGATGCAGGAGTCCTACGTTCTGCTCTTACGAAGGGTTTTCATGTACCGCCAGGGAAATTCTACCTTGTAGATGGCGGATATGCTAACACTCCATCATTCATAGCACCGTACCGAGGAGTTAGGTACCACCTTGGCGAGTTTAGAAGGCGTGGATCATCGCAGAGAAATGAGTATGCAAACTACAAGGAGTTGTTTAATCATCGGCATGCACAACTTCGGAATCATATTGAAAGGGCATTTGGGGTGTTGAAAAAACGGTTTCCAATTCTGAAAGTGGGAACACACTATCCAATTGAGACTCAGATCAAGATTCCTGCAGCAGCAGCGGTATTTCACAATATAATTAGAGCGCACAGTGGGCAAGATAATTGGCTAGATCACCAACCACAATATATCAATCCAACCACTTTTGTTGATATGCCGGAAGGGGATAACAGTTATCCAAGCGAGATAGAATCGAGTGATGGTAACACATTACGAGATCAAATCGCGCAAGCGATGTGGGCTGCCTATAATAATTAG
- the LOC136515228 gene encoding L10-interacting MYB domain-containing protein-like has protein sequence MSTSQGTRAAWTYTYEKGLVDVMKEHVNIPMYRAQNGWTADGWRNIAKRFNETFPLAHFSKQQMQEKEKELKGNYRTVRDARKESGVGWNETLSMIIAEPKKWEDLIEKYPKVSKFQKKALPLYEHLASLYAGSIATGDLNFTSTEPPNMTAQPPIERSHSEQSTQNTAAGSDSIGINFGTNPFSQIEGPEVQSAPPYLNLEEGASASGKKRKQSQMSAKLGEFIDLRKIQMEKNQEKLDEKKKKEDDYSVEKCIAVVDSIEDLTIEQKADANELFQSEMNRQIFMMTKNPAVRLVWLKKKISQNMTWSVREYGKSIWKCSGDIPKNMDVPPVAAQVHCGYGFYGSNNVKIMIDLESYDMARALNFDDDRPVGELTESDVEMLRRIFSNRRDPRVHEFSDLAHSDQVCADERDDEPLEAPKAGSTMIIENGRVFKDLPTLKR, from the exons ATGTCAACGTCCCAGGGTACAAGGGCTGCATGGACCTACACGTATGAGAAAGGGCTGGTGGATGTAATGAAAGAGCATGTCAATATCCCAATGTACAGGGCACAAAATGGCTGGACAGCAGATGGTTGGAGAAATATTGCTAAACGGTTCAATGAAACCTTCCCTTTAGCTCATTTTTCAAAACAACAaatgcaagagaaggagaaggagttgAAAGGAAACTATAGGACAGTTAGAGATGCCAGAAAAGAGAGTGGTGTTGGTTGGAATGAGACATTAAGCATGATAATTGCCGAACCAAAGAAATGGGAAGACCTAATTGAG AAGTATCCCAAAGTCAGTAAGTTCCAAAAGAAGGCACTTCCTCTTTATGAACACCTGGCATCATTGTATGCAG GAAGTATAGCCACTGGAGATTTGAATTTTACATCAACTGAGCCACCTAACATGACAGCACAACCTCCAATTGAAAGAAGTCACTCTGAGCAAAGTACACAGAACACGGCTGCTGGCTCTGATTCTATTGGCATCAATTTTGGTACAAATCCTTTTTCTCAAATTGAGGGCCCAGAAGTGCAATCTGCACCACCCTATCTCAATCTAGAGGAGGGAGCAAGTGCTAGTGGTAAAAAACGCAAGCAAAGTCAAATGTCAGCTAAACTCGGCGAATTCATAGACTTGAGAAAGAtccagatggagaaaaatcaggaaaaactagatgagaagaagaaaaaagaagatgacTATTCTGTAGAAAAGTGCATTGCTGTCGTGGATAGCATAGAAGACCTAACTATTGAGCAGAAGGCAGATGCTAATGAGCTCTTTCAATCTGAGATGAATCGACAGATATTTATGATGACTAAAAATCCAGCTGTTCGACTAGTTTGGCTGAAGAAAAAAATTTCACAG AACATGACCTGGAGTGTTAGAGAGTATGGCAAGAGTATATGGAAATGCAGTG gagacattcctaagaATATGGATGTGCctcctgttgctgcgcaagtacACTGTGGATATGGATTCTATGGCTCCAATAATGTTAAAATTATGATTGATTTGGAGTCATATGATATGGCAAGGGCTCTTAAttttgatgatgatcgccctgttggagagctgacagagagtgatgttgagatgctgagacGTATCTTTTCCAAccgccgtgatccaagagttcacgagttcagcgatcttgctcattccgatcaggtgTGTGCAGATGAACGTGATGATGAGCCcctagaagctcctaaggccGGCTCTACCATGAtcattgagaatgggagggtgttcaaggACCTCCCTACATTGAAGAGATGA